In Streptomyces sp. NBC_01439, the following are encoded in one genomic region:
- a CDS encoding PPOX class F420-dependent oxidoreductase yields MSAELSDDLKKLIDDSPVFATVATIQPDGSPQLSVTWLTRDGDDLLVSTTVGRRKEKNLRADPRVTVMINPADAPYTYAEVRGTAELTTEGGQELINELSRKYTGQDYADFNPASKDDAERVVVRVSPRKVVGSI; encoded by the coding sequence GTGTCCGCCGAACTCTCCGACGACCTGAAGAAGCTCATCGACGACAGCCCGGTCTTCGCCACCGTGGCCACGATCCAGCCGGACGGCAGCCCGCAGCTGTCGGTCACCTGGCTCACCCGGGACGGCGACGACCTGCTCGTCTCCACGACGGTCGGCCGCCGCAAGGAGAAGAACCTGCGCGCGGACCCGCGGGTCACGGTCATGATCAACCCGGCGGACGCGCCCTACACCTACGCCGAGGTCCGCGGCACCGCCGAACTGACCACCGAGGGCGGGCAGGAGCTGATCAACGAGCTGTCGCGCAAGTACACGGGCCAGGACTACGCGGACTTCAACCCGGCGTCGAAGGACGACGCCGAACGCGTCGTCGTCCGTGTCAGCCCGCGCAAGGTGGTCGGCTCGATCTGA
- a CDS encoding nitroreductase family deazaflavin-dependent oxidoreductase has translation MTTDIDWDHPTDPREGSWQLDHVKLYVGSGGSEGQYWNGTQTLLLTTLGRVSGKPVRTPLIYGEAEGAYLVVASKGGDPAHPLWYRNLSEHPAVRIQVGPKTMQGTARTATSEERAAYWPVMVGHWPAYDEYQAKTDREIPIVVIEPTG, from the coding sequence ATGACGACCGACATCGACTGGGACCACCCGACCGACCCCAGGGAGGGATCCTGGCAGCTGGACCACGTCAAGCTGTACGTGGGCTCGGGCGGCTCCGAAGGCCAGTACTGGAACGGCACCCAGACCCTGCTGCTCACCACCCTGGGCCGGGTGTCCGGCAAGCCCGTGCGGACCCCGCTCATCTACGGCGAGGCCGAAGGCGCCTACCTGGTCGTCGCCTCCAAGGGCGGCGACCCCGCGCACCCGCTGTGGTACCGGAACCTCTCCGAGCACCCCGCGGTCCGCATCCAGGTCGGCCCGAAGACCATGCAGGGCACGGCCCGCACCGCCACCTCCGAGGAACGCGCCGCGTACTGGCCGGTGATGGTCGGGCACTGGCCCGCGTACGACGAGTACCAGGCCAAGACGGATCGCGAGATCCCGATCGTCGTCATCGAACCCACCGGATGA
- a CDS encoding IS110 family transposase, with the protein MFDIEGVGVFLGMDVGKTAHHGHGLTPAGKKVFDKPMPNSEPRLRAVFDKLKAKFGTVLVIVDQPASIGALPLTVARDAGCEVAYLPGLAMRRIADLYPGEAKTDAKDAAVIADAARTMPHTLRSLELTDEITAELTVLTGFDQDLAAEATRTSNRIRGLLTQFHPSLERVLGPRLDHPAVTWLLERYGSPAALRKAGRRRLVEVIRPKAPRMAARLIDEVFDALDEQTVVVPGTGTLDIVIPSLAASLSAVHDQRRALEAQISTLLEAHPLHQVLTSMPGVGVRTAAVLLVTVGDGTSFPTAAHLASYAGLAPTTRSSGTSIHGEHAPRGGNRQLKRAMFLSAFACMNADPASRAYYDRQRARGKTHTQALLRLARQRISVLFAMLRDGTFYESRTPTITLAA; encoded by the coding sequence ATGTTCGACATCGAAGGCGTGGGCGTCTTCCTCGGGATGGACGTCGGCAAGACCGCCCACCACGGCCACGGGCTCACCCCGGCCGGGAAGAAGGTTTTCGACAAGCCCATGCCCAACAGCGAACCCAGGCTGCGGGCCGTCTTCGACAAACTCAAGGCCAAGTTCGGCACCGTCCTGGTCATCGTCGACCAGCCCGCCTCGATCGGCGCTCTGCCCCTGACCGTCGCCCGGGACGCGGGCTGCGAGGTCGCCTACCTGCCCGGACTCGCCATGCGGCGGATCGCCGACCTCTACCCGGGCGAGGCGAAAACCGACGCGAAGGACGCGGCGGTCATCGCGGACGCCGCCCGGACGATGCCTCACACCCTGCGTTCGCTGGAGCTGACCGACGAGATCACCGCCGAGCTCACGGTGCTGACCGGCTTCGACCAGGACCTCGCCGCCGAGGCCACCCGCACCAGCAACCGGATACGCGGCCTGCTCACCCAGTTCCACCCGAGCCTCGAGCGCGTGCTCGGGCCCCGGCTGGACCACCCCGCCGTCACCTGGCTCCTCGAGCGATACGGATCCCCCGCCGCCCTGCGCAAGGCCGGCCGCCGCAGACTCGTCGAGGTGATCCGGCCCAAGGCCCCGCGGATGGCCGCGCGGCTGATCGACGAGGTCTTCGACGCTCTCGACGAGCAGACCGTCGTGGTCCCGGGAACCGGCACTCTCGACATCGTGATCCCGTCCCTGGCCGCCTCCCTCTCCGCGGTCCACGACCAGCGCCGGGCCCTGGAGGCGCAGATCAGCACCCTGCTGGAGGCCCACCCTCTTCACCAGGTCCTGACCTCGATGCCCGGAGTCGGCGTCAGGACCGCCGCCGTCCTGCTGGTCACCGTCGGCGACGGCACCAGCTTCCCCACCGCTGCCCACCTCGCCTCCTACGCCGGCCTCGCCCCGACAACCAGATCCTCGGGGACCTCGATCCACGGCGAACACGCGCCACGAGGCGGAAACCGGCAGCTCAAACGCGCCATGTTCCTCTCCGCCTTCGCCTGCATGAACGCCGACCCCGCCTCACGCGCCTACTACGACCGGCAAAGGGCCCGCGGCAAAACACACACCCAAGCCCTCCTCCGGCTCGCCCGCCAACGCATCAGCGTCCTGTTCGCCATGCTCCGGGACGGCACCTTCTACGAGTCCAGAACCCCCACCATCACCCTCGCCGCATGA